One stretch of Cygnus olor isolate bCygOlo1 chromosome 1, bCygOlo1.pri.v2, whole genome shotgun sequence DNA includes these proteins:
- the LOC121059408 gene encoding interleukin-18-binding protein-like isoform X1 — MAPCPRSDGPPGPRALLLLPLLCWAVASRSTATTALEPPRITTLQMPAEHPRLAHLPPCAGCGVKISCEAVSSLPDLTLLYWLGNGSFIEKLHPDGAVHEGMLLEEPRGSGVVLRRDLLFSSFSARDLRTNFTCVVLSPVGLDTREVRWGPLEPAPTESRGPG; from the exons ATGGCTCCGTGCCCCCGCTCCGACG GCCCCCCCGGGCCCCgtgccctcctcctgctgccgctGCTCTGCTGGGCCGTGGCCTCCCGCAGCACAG CTACCACGGCCCTGGAGCCCCCCCGCATCACCACCCTGCAGATGCCGGCAGAGCACCCCCGCCTGG CCCATCTCCCCCCATGCGCAGGCTGCGGTGTGAAGATCTCCTGCGAGGCCGTGAGCAGCCTCCCCGACCTCACGCTGCTCTACTGGCTGGGGAACGGCTCCTTCATCGAGAAGCTGCACCCGGACGGGGCCGTGCACGAGGGGATGCTGCT AGAGGAGCCGCGGGGCTCGGGGGTGGTCCTGCGCCGCGACCTGCTCTTCAGCTCCTTCAGCGCCCGGGACCTGCGCACCAACTTCACctgcgtggtgctgagccctgtCGGCCTTGACACCAGGGAGGTGCGATGGGGCCCCCTGGAGCCGGCCCCCACCGAGAGCAGGGGACCGGGCTGA
- the LOC121059408 gene encoding interleukin-18-binding protein-like isoform X2, producing the protein MAPCPRSDGPPGPRALLLLPLLCWAVASRSTATTALEPPRITTLQMPAEHPRLGCGVKISCEAVSSLPDLTLLYWLGNGSFIEKLHPDGAVHEGMLLEEPRGSGVVLRRDLLFSSFSARDLRTNFTCVVLSPVGLDTREVRWGPLEPAPTESRGPG; encoded by the exons ATGGCTCCGTGCCCCCGCTCCGACG GCCCCCCCGGGCCCCgtgccctcctcctgctgccgctGCTCTGCTGGGCCGTGGCCTCCCGCAGCACAG CTACCACGGCCCTGGAGCCCCCCCGCATCACCACCCTGCAGATGCCGGCAGAGCACCCCCGCCTGG GCTGCGGTGTGAAGATCTCCTGCGAGGCCGTGAGCAGCCTCCCCGACCTCACGCTGCTCTACTGGCTGGGGAACGGCTCCTTCATCGAGAAGCTGCACCCGGACGGGGCCGTGCACGAGGGGATGCTGCT AGAGGAGCCGCGGGGCTCGGGGGTGGTCCTGCGCCGCGACCTGCTCTTCAGCTCCTTCAGCGCCCGGGACCTGCGCACCAACTTCACctgcgtggtgctgagccctgtCGGCCTTGACACCAGGGAGGTGCGATGGGGCCCCCTGGAGCCGGCCCCCACCGAGAGCAGGGGACCGGGCTGA
- the LOC121077296 gene encoding translation initiation factor IF-2-like, translated as MPHGRVFWHFFINNSRKGSAGAVTALSAGLLPEPAKRRASRLSPTVSPAAAPSLQRLWAPGLQPSTLSAARPAPTARRVLGLPDVGNTREEAAEATAASRQRRGGRRKRDLAAARAGRARKSPCHISSQDRARVWHIAGQFRPTQTRDSAGPAGSPRSAAVPATSPIPAARGRPRAKPTGPAEASLCQRDRTPLSPAPPASPHTSTRPSPAPRTATNGAQGEKGPPRPTSRPAEDGTSPGGARGRAGGRRKEGSVQKGEAGRGWGAPAETTLRARCRRGSFPPRTPAAGSCWGRAQPTAPGQPRVLLSCVVSLCPAWCPRVLRLPGVPASPPRSARAQPSPAAEAGGQVAGRRAPHLDVRPWPFLTCSTEPAEPGLLLLPRHSSTAGKGDERPQAESRQHGLPPAGAGHSPRAGKRDKLSLRLR; from the exons ATGCCCCACGGAAGGG ttttctggcatttttttattaacaaCTCCCGGAAGGGCAGCGCTGGCGCGGTGACGGCTCTCAGCGCCGGGCTCCTTCCAGAGCCTGCCAAGCGCCGCGCATCCCGCCTGTCCCCCACGGTCAGCCCAGCGGCTGCGCCCTCCCTGCAGCGCTTGTGGgcaccagggctgcagcccagcaccctcaGCGCTGCCCGGCCCGCTCCCACCGCTCGCagagtgctggggctgcccgaCGTGGGCAACACCCgggaggaggctgcagaagcCACCGCTGCGTCCAGACAGcgcaggggagggaggaggaaacgCGACCTGGCCGCAGCACGGGCGGGACGAGCGAGAAAATCCCCGTGCCACATCAGCTCCCAGGACCGCGCGCGTGTTTGGCACATCGCGGGGCAGTTTCGCCCTACGCAAACCCGGGACTCGGCAGGgcccgcgggcagcccccgcagcgcCGCGGTGCCAGCCACTTCCCCAATCCCTGCAGCACGAGGAAGACCCCGTGCCAAACCCACGGGGCCGGCGGAGGCCTCGCTCTGCCAGCGTGACCGCACGCCGCTGTCACCAGCCCCACCCGCGTCACCGCACACCAGCACGAGGCCCTCGCCCGCTCCGCGTACCGCTACCAACGGGGCGCAGGGGGAGAagggccccccccgccccacatCCCGGCCGGCTGAGGACGGCACCAGCCCTGGAGGGGCACGGGGACGCGCGGGGGGACGTAGAAAAGAGGGGAGCGTACAAAAGGGtgaggcagggagaggctggggggCACCGGCCGAGACCACGCTCAGAGCGAGGTGCAGGAGaggctccttccctccccgtACACCCGCggcggggagctgctggggaagagctCAGCCCACGGCACCTGGGCAGCCGCGTGTCCTTCTGTCCTGCGTG GTGTCCCTCTGTCCTGCGTGGTGTCCCCGCGTCCTGCGCCTCCCCGGGGTGCCAGCCTCCCCGCCACGCAGTGCACGGGCCCAGCCTTCCCCTGCCGCAGAAGCAGGAGGGCAGGTGGCCGGGAGACGAGCCCCGCACCTCGATGTGCGTCCCTGGCCCTTCCTCACCTGCAGCACGGAGccagcagagcctgggctgctcctgctgccccgcCACAGCAGCACGGCAGGGAAGGGAGACGAACGGCCCCAAGCCGAGAGCCGGCAGCACGgcctccctcctgcaggagcaggccacagccccagggctgggaaACGGGACAAGCTGTCTCTTCGTCTGCGATAG
- the LOC121059036 gene encoding erythroblast NAD(P)(+)--arginine ADP-ribosyltransferase-like isoform X1: MGRRQGLKNTTAPRVLRTERSRGNNSLQVQGCWDRAGGGGPLGLQLGTGVLLRMEHLALGWLLLAGTLAGTSAAGSKQDLNASTEVAMDMAQNSFDDQYQGCRTRMEEELKEVNRTEFQNQTYAETWRSAVEKWQSQQGNSIYPTVLRKEQAVAVLAYTAGTGLYKQFNAAVREGGRSREYYLQSFHFKTLHFLLTEALRTLREAQDVQDCHTVYRGIKDIRFTAQLHQTVRFGQFASASLKKEVAQKFGNDTLFSVHTCYGVSIRNFSFYPDQDEVLIPPFEVFKVINFTRDRDGNFIHLRSHAVHSTYNCALLKEKRCKEQPCVFSPGRSSPREPPHLWGLLLVATALAAVGCL, from the exons ATGGGACGCAGGCAGGGGTTGAAAAACACCACAGCTCCACGTGTTCTGCGCACCGAGCGGAGCAGAGGTAACAACTCGCTGCAGGTCCAGGGCTGCTGGgaccgggccgggggggggggacctcTGGGTCTGCAGCTGGGCACCGGGGTCCTTCTGCGCATGGAGCACCTCgccctgggctggctgctgctggctggcaccTTGGCTGGCACCTCAGCCGCTGGCAGCAAGCAGGACCTCAACGCCAGCACGGAGGTGGCGATGGACATGGCCCAGAACTCCTTTGATGACCAGTACCAGGGCTGCAGAACCAGAATGGAGGAGGAGCTGAAGGAGGTGAACCGCACCGAGTTCCAAAACCAGACCTATGCGGAGACCTGGAGAAGCGCAGTCGAGAAGTGGCAGAGTCAACAGGGCAACTCCATCTACCCGACGGTGCTGCGGAAGGAGCAGGCGGTGGCCGTGCTGGCGTACACTGCCGGGACAGGCCTGTACAAACAGTTCAATGCGGCCGTGCGTGAGGGCGGGCGCTCCCGCGAGTACTACCTCCAGTCCTTCCACTTCAAGACGCTGCACTTCCTCCTGACCGAGGCGCTGCGCACCCTGCGGGAGGCCCAGGATGTTCAGGACTGCCACACTGTCTACCGCGGCATCAAGGACATCCGCTTTACGGCCCAGCTCCACCAGACCGTCCGCTTTGGCCAGTTCGCCTCCGCCTCCCTCAAGAAGGAGGTTGCCCAGAAATTTGGCAACGACACCTTATTTTCTGTGCACACCTGCTACGGTGTCTCCATCAGGAACTTCTCCTTCTACCCTGATCAGGACGAAGTACTCATCCCACCCTTTGAGGTCTTCAAGGTCATCAATTTCACCCGTGACAGAGACGGAAACTTCATCCATCTCCGCTCCCATGCCGTGCACAGCACCTACAACTGTGCGCTGCTGAAGG AGAAAAGGTGCAAGGAGCAGCCGTGTGTTTTCAGC ccAGGCAGGAGCAGTCCCAGGGAACCCCCACACCTCTGGGGTCTCCTCTTGGTAGCCACAGCCCTGGCAGCCGTGGGATGCCTCTAA
- the LOC121077192 gene encoding LOW QUALITY PROTEIN: putative short transient receptor potential channel 2-like protein (The sequence of the model RefSeq protein was modified relative to this genomic sequence to represent the inferred CDS: deleted 3 bases in 3 codons) — protein sequence GAEPRGLGGRIRAAAAAAGPVRVSGAARRRSPWPPVRISFVVSFSSQDPRYPVENLLHGDGRRPWLSCPQDRSRQLMAELRWMRASAIGYVTSGNCGCAFVQVEVGRSSWPLSRPYVPLVPSVTLMTPAESRTGENRCGVRMFKEGEGRPHDFLVQAVGQKWDRLRLTCSQPFSRRGQFGLSFLRLRNPDRPRARPAPGTGGVPSSPTSPWRCSPAFCRTCPQSHARARGRRSSSGAACSSWSRAPRPTPGARPASAARPGWCCRRRGAGP from the exons GGGGCGGAGCCACGCGGTTTGGGCGGGAGAAttcgggcggcggcggcggcggcggggccggtgcg GGTGTCCGGAGCCGCCCGCAGGCGCTCGCCATGGCCCCCGGTGCGCATCAGCTTCGTGGTGTCCTTCTCCTCGCAG GACCCCCGGTACCCGGTGGAGAACCTGCTGCATGGTGACGGCCGGCGGCCGTGGCTCAGCTGCCCCCAGGACCGCAGCCGGCAGCTGATG GCGGAGCTGCGCTGGATGAGAGCCAGCGCCATCGGCTACGTGACGTCGG GTAACTGCGGCTGCGCCTTCGTGCAGGTGGAGGTGGGGCGCTCCTCGTGGCCCCTCAGC CGGCCCTACGTCCCCCTGGTGCCCAGCGTCACGCTGATGACGCCGGCCGAGTCGAGGACGGGCGAGAACCGCTGCGGGGTCCGGATGTTCAAAGAAGGTGAAGGGCGGCcc CACGATTTCCTGGTGCAGGCGGTGGGGCAGAAGTGGGACCGCCTGCGGCTCACCTGCAGCCAGCCCTTC AGCAGGCGCGGCCAGTTCGGGCTCTCCTTCCTCCGCCTGCGCAACCCCGATCGACCCCGAGCCAGACCCGCGCCCGGCACCG GAGGGGTGCCGAGCTCGCCGACCAGCCCCTGgcgctgcagccctgccttctGCAGGACCTGTCCCCAGAGCCACGCTC GAGCTCgagggaggaggagcagctcaggagccgcctgcagcagctggagccgGGCACCGCGTCCCACGCCTGGAGCCCGGCCCGCCTCAGCCGCCCGGCCAGGATGGTGCTGTcggcggcgcggagccgggcCGTGA
- the RNF121 gene encoding RING finger protein 121, producing MAAGEAPRVAIGRGGGGVAADWLGGGGRSWLPAEGRGEPRGAGEGGARWRRVLEVEVGGPGERDGEEVDLSHLSPEERWRVEHARMHAKHRGHEAMHAEMVLILIATLVVAQLLLVQWKQRHPRSYNMVTLFQMWVVPLYFTVKLYWWRFLVIWVLFSAVTAFVTFRATRKPLVQTTPRLVYKWFLLIYKISYATGIVGYMAVMFTLFGLNLLFRIKPEDAMDFGISLLFYGLYYGVLERDFAEMCADYMASTIGFYSASGMPTKHLSDSVCAVCGQQIFVDVNEEGIIENTYRLSCNHVFHEFCIRGWCIVGKKQTCPYCKEKVDLKRMFSNPWERPHVMYGQLLDWLRYLVAWQPVIIGLVQGINYILGLE from the exons ATGGCCGCGGGGGAAGCGCCGCGCGTGGCGATTGGCCGAGGGGGCGGCGGCGTGGCCGCTGATTGGCTGGGCGGCGGCGGAAGGAGCTGGCTGCcggcggaggggaggggggaacctagaggagcaggggaggggggggcaaGATGGCGGCGGGTGCTGGAGGTGGAGGTCGGAGGCCCCGGCGAGCGCGacggggaggag GTTGACCTTTCGCACTTGTCCCCAGAAGAGAGATGGAG GGTGGAGCACGCGCGGATGCATGCCAAGCACCGCGGGCACGAGGCTATGCATGCCGAAATGGTCCTCATCCTGATCGCCACGCTGGTGGTGGCGCAGCTCCTGCTGGTTCAGTGGAAACAGAGGCACCCCCGCTCCTACAAC ATGGTGACCCTGTTCCAGATGTGGGTGGTGCCCCTGTACTTCACAGTGAAGCTGTACTGGTGGCGCTTCTTGGTCATCTGGGTGCTCTTCTCAGCCGTCACAGCTTTCGTCACCTTCAGGGCAACCCGAAAACCTCTGGTACAGACGACGCCCAG gCTGGTTTATAAATGGTTTCTGCTAATATACAAGATCAGCTATGCCACTGGAATCGTCGGGTACATGGCTGTGATGTTTACGCTTTTTGGTCTTAACTTATTATTCAG AATCAAACCAGAAGATGCAATGGACTTCGGCATCTCCCTCCTCTTCTATGGTCTTTACTACGGGGTCCTGGAGCGGGACTTTGCCGAGATGTGTGCAGATTACATGGCCTCGACGATCGGG TTCTACAGCGCCTCGGGGATGCCCACCAAGCACCTCTCCGACAGCGTCTGCGCCGTCTGCGGCCAGCAGATCTTCGTGGATGTCAACGAGGAGGGGATCATCGAGAACACGTATCGCCTCTCCTGCAATCACGT GTTTCACGAGTTCTGCATCCGCGGCTGGTGCATCGTCGGGAAGAAGCAGACGTGTCCGTACTGCAAAGAGAAGGTGGATCTCAAGAGGATGTTCAGTAACCC CTGGGAGAGGCCGCACGTCATGTacgggcagctgctggactggCTGCGCTACCTGGTGGCCTGGCAGCCGGTCATCATCGGACTGGTCCAGGGCATCAACTACATCCTGGGCCTGGAGTAA